The window ACATGGATACTTTATCTAAAATTTATCAAAACATTAGATACCCTAGATGccatttacccaaaaaagaacttAAACATCCTCATCAGTCATCACCAACTTAATTTCTTGCAAAATATATAATATGGCATTAGGAGGGCGTGTGTTCATCAATCTATAATGTCCAACCATATGGTTCATCATCTATAAAATATTCTTACCCATCCGATCAAAAGTAGGTAACTAGATATAATTAGGAACATCTGATCTGATTGGCTGTATTTCAGATAGAATTCACATCCCAATGTGTGTGGCCCATCAGGTGGATGGCCTAAATTCATTAATGTGTGGTCAGACCAAATTTTGGTTTAGTTTTACATTGGTCTGATTGGTTTCCATTTTTTGGTTCAACCAGCTTACATCCAATAAAATCTAATGCACGACCCCACTTCCAcctacacacacacaacaataTGGGGAAATTGTTTCCTTCATGCCCATTTTCATGTCATGCCACTATTGAGCTAGTGATTTGATAGGCTGAGTGCTGATTGTTAATAGactttgaatttttatttttttttacatattcaTCAATTGAGCTACAGGagctttctaccaaaaaaaattattttttatagtCTCTAGCGAGGTTTGATGGCCTATCACAATCATATTATTTATTGTATATATGTTTTGGAAGAAACAATGTTGTCGACGGCTGTGCAGCGCATATTAGTGCCTCTTATGAAGTATCATATTTGTCCCCTATTGTGGAAGGAGAGAGACACAGGGAGACACTAACATACACTACCTGTTGGGGGTTTGATGTCTTGTATCTCGGGGTGCCCATTTAGGACTAGAACCGGAAACTGGAACTGATTCAGACTGACAGGAACTAGAACCggaccacccaatagcttattgggacGGATCTAATCCTAATGATATATTATTGGTCCGGGCCGATTCTGGTTCAGGTCTTCCAACTGTTCTAGAACCGATAGCCCTTTAAGGTCCCAGTAGCACTGGAACCGTTGAAACCGGATGATATGTAAACAAATTGAATGAGAAATTAaaaatctaaaaccctaaaaggcttTAAAACCTAATCTATTAATAGTATTACATTGTTTGGGACTTTTAACTGGTGCAACTGGTGCTCTGTTGTTGCCCTTTAAGTCATCAATATATGAGTTGAGGTTGAAATGGAAATTATGAACTCTTAAAGCTgtctctttatttattaaatatacATCAATGCCTTTATTTTGGGTTCCACAAAACTATATCTTTGTATGATGAAGCTCCCGTTTTCCTAGAGAAACTCTCATTGTCCTTGTTTTGAACTCAATAATGTTTGAAACTCATTAAGAACCGGAATTGGACCACCCATTAATTAACGGTCCTAGGTCTCAGATTTGGATCCggtaagcttattggtctgCTTATGGTCTTAACACCTTAGAGCCGGAACCGCTAAGGATCTGGACTGATAGCCCAgaaccaaaccaattgacacccctacttgtaTCCCATCATTTGCATAAGTGGGCTGATTCCAAAAGGTTGTAGGGGCTAAAGGTCAAGAGGTCTCAAggatattttgataattttttctaTAGGGTTTCACTAAGAATTTGTAGTGAGAATTCTTTTTCTATAATCAATCTAATAGAGGTGTGAGGAGGAGctactgtaaccctattctccattgatagtgaagtaGGTCTCATCTCACACCAGACATAGACAATCTTATTGAACCATATAAATTTTTGTATAGGATTGTGTGATTATTATTTGCAATTTTCACTCGTTTTCTACCTCGTTTTAGGTTCTCTATACTATGTAGTCGggcagcattttttttttctcccttatttAAAAACTTTTATAAACAAGACAAAAGGCGatcaaaacaaaattacaaactATAATTACACCAATTCTGAcctaaaagccaaaaaaaaaactataattaCACCAGaccatctctttattttttggtaacatGACCAAGAAATTTTCCTTCAACGAGGGTGAACATTCACCCACCACCCTAATTGTCATAAATACTTCCCTTCCTCTATTGTACAAAGGTCCAAAATACTAACACTGCTTTAAGAGTCTCATCCCACCACCAAAAAATGGTGAGTGAAAATTCTCTCCTCCCAGTGGGTGAAAGAAGACTGGGTCCGATAACTACATTTGTTaaagaggaaaggagaaagTACAACACAGACCACAATGACAGCCGAAAGGGGCAGTACCTAAGAAGGAACTAAGCCATAGGATAGGAGTCCAAACTCCAAATACACACTCTCTCTGCCAACTCCACCCTTGACCCTCATCTGCCATAGAATTAGCAGACCTCAAcctacaagaaaaataaaaatttccccCCAGCAAGAGCTCTAGCCTTCTTGAAGAGGTGAAGATATCTCTAACCCAACGAAGGCAGCAAATAACCAGCGTGGAATCTCCCTCATATGTACATATCCATCCAACCATGATCCATTGTTAGCTCCAAACCCTGAAAATAGCCTTGAGCTCAGCTGTAATCGAATCTGCAATCCTAATAGGTCCCAAGAAAGCCAACAAAACCATACTACCATGACTTCTGAAGACACCCCCTATATCATATTGAGCTTTGCAGAGGTGGGAGGTGGAGGAATGGCAATCCAGGACTTGCCGTTCTCTTTCAAATAAGAGCAGCTCTCAGCCTCTACACACTCATGAGCTAAAGTTCATGCTATGATAGTTAAGATCTGCAATTCAACTCAAGTGCTTAAGAATCTGTACGAAGATACACTGAATTTGACATCTCTAGGATTTAAATAAATTTCAGTTTCCTTCTTTGCCATCCTTAGATATTGTCAAAGGTTGGCTCCGTGGTTCATCCACCAAAGCATCATTGGGTGGCTCACCAATTCCGCCCTGTGGAAGGAGGACGTGGTAATTTCCACAGATTGAATATCTTGGGAATGGCCTGAATTGACCACATGTTGCATTTCAGACTCAGACTCAGACTCAAACCATCACATATATCCTCTCATGTATGTCTATGCATTCACTCTGTGATACACCCTGTTGGTAGTCCAGATTTTCTACTGCTgtgttttgccacttggcaaactcccattaagctgaaacttgacatgtgaatacGGGGTGTAGGGATCTAATTCTCCACCAAAATAAAGTGAGCTACCCAGCCGAGCTTAGGTGGGCAGGCCACCTAGCCAACCTCTCTGCCCAAGAGGAAAAAATTATATCATTCTTATTTCACTGATTTTACAATTGTGAACGAACATCTCCTTGTACCATTATTCAAACTAACCGCGGTGGGAGAAATTCGCTTTACCTGAACAAAAAATCACATCTATTGACTGTTAATAATGTTCTCAAAGTAGCAGAGTGAGGTTGGGTATTGCTTACATTTTTATTCTCAAATAATGTTGACAATTTTTCACAATCAACTCATCTCACCACCTTTTTTGTCGAGAGAGGATGCTGTGTTGTGATGTTGGTCTGAATCCACATTGCACACTTTTGCCATCTTCTCTGCCTCAACTTTCTCAGGTACAGCCTGCTCATGCATGGCcttcatcatttccttcattctcctttcctctccttcaAGCTGTGTGTTCATTATAAGCTCAGCCTGCTTGTCCAGTGGCTTGAAGTACTCTTCAATAGCAGCCTCCTGCATATATGAATGGCAAACATTTACATAAGGAGAAACGAAAAAATGAATATAATCCAACTGACTCGATGCAATCCTGGGTCATGAAACAAACTTTGGAATCGTTGTGGGCCCACAAGAATATTAAATAGCTCAAATTAAGAGTTTAGTGGCAAAATGTTAATAAATAGAAGTCGATCTGGACCCTTGCAATAAAGGAGAACAGTATTAAGGGCTAATTGACATTTAGAATTGACAAGGGAGGCGTATTctggaatttcagaagaaagaATGGCATAATATTATCCAACATAACAAGGAGAGGCCTAATCGTAGTTAACAGACAATTAGGTCTTTAATAACAAATAGAAGAAGTCTTCTTCTCCCTCATGATGGCAGCTAGCTACAGTAGAACAGTTTCCACTCTCAATGAGAGTTCTCGCCCCAATCAGGCACAATCAAGAGGAAACTTTAGGATTAGATTGCCAACCCAATTTACTCTAAAGCCCACACGAGGATTGCTCGAAACAGCAATCTggaaattttagaaaatacctgcAATTGACCCAGGTGGTAGGATGGAAATCAGTTCTAGTAGCAGGGAAATTTCTTACAATCAAAAGTGGTTTTGGGAAcaatcacctagggtttgggttgccCTAGGGTGGTGAACTAACGGACAGAATCAGGAGGAGAATAGACAAGGGGATGAGAGAGATCGATCAGAAATCTCTGAGTCTTGCCGGTTCGGTAAAAACACagaaaagttgtaaaacagGAAATAACAGAATAGGAAAGGAAGATGAGAGCTTACCAAAGAAGGACTGACAGAATTGAGCAATGGAAGAaatagggaaggagagagaaaagtcAGAGCCGCtcggaagaagggagaaaggcCACACAGCCTGAAATCGCACAACACAGGTAAACAAAATcccattttccttttattcaATTCAATTCTAATATTCAATTGTGTGGACATTGTGAGTAATGGCTTGTGACTAATTGTTCAcagcccctctttatttataatagatgagagaacattctagaataggtacaaggacgaTAATGACCCTAGGACGTAAATACCCTTAAACCCattttacaacactccccctcaagttggtgcataataTCAAACATTCCCAACTTACTAACAATCGACATAAAACTCTTCCTATTAATGCTCTTAGTGAGTGTCGGCTAGCTGATCTCCTGACTGAACAAAAGGAATGGATACCAATCCttgctccagcttctccttcataaatctcaacatgcttggtatgaTCGTGTTGTActgggttatgagcaatacttattgctgatttactaTCACAGTAGAGGCGCATGGGTAGTGTAACAAGAACACACAAATCACGAAGAAGACCTTgcagccaaagtaactcacaaataccatggGCCATAACCtgaaattctgcttcagcactggattgAGCATCCACCGATTGTTTCTTTCTCCTCCAAGTCACTAAATTCCTGCCAACAAAGGTACCGTACCCAAAGGTGGACCTCCTGTCATCCTCAATCCGTAAGTGTCCCTGGGAAGAAAATAGAACACCTTTCCTGGGTGCAAAATTCAAATATCTCAAGATCATGTATGCTACCTCAAGGTGAgtagagtgaggatcatgcatatactgactACCAACACTTACTGCAAGGCCATGTGTGAGACAGGTATATCAACCAGCCAACTAATCTCTAATAGCTGCCTCTATTCACAGGATCTCCATTTTTACTCTTTAGGTGAGTATTTGGCTCCAAAGGGGTATCTACAGGCTTACACCCCAACATTCCTGTTTCAAATAACAAATCAAGAGTATACTTTCGTTGTGATAGGAAGATACCTTGAGCAGAATaagcaacctcaatcccaaggaaatATCTAAGTTGTCTTAGGTCTTTGATATCAAATTCTATCCCCAAATAagtcttctacttctttatttcatcAACATCATTTCTAGTAATGATGTTGTCGTCTACATCAACAATCAGCACAGGGATGAGTTGGTCTctcttcttgataaacaaagtatgaCCAGTATCACTTTGTTTGTAGCCGATTGACACCATCGCTCTATGGAAGCgcccaaaccaagcccttggagACTGTTTTAAACCGTATAGGGCCTTCTTGAGATAACACACTTTTCCTTGGGTATCTATATCAATAAAACCcggaggaatgtccatatacacctcttcaagctccccatggagaaaagcattcttcacatctagttgttgaagatcccatcctTGATTGGTTACACATGAGATGATAACTCTAACAATATTCATCTTTGCAAATaggggcaaaggtctcttgataaaCGATCCCATGAGACTAAGTAAATCCTCTAGCAACCAATCTCGCCTTATATCGCTCCCAAGTCCCATCAGCCTTGTGTTTGACAGtgaagacccatttgcaaccgATTGATTTCTTTCCCGGTGGAAGACTCACCACATCCCACGTATCATTTTTTTCCAAAGCCCTCATTTCCTCATTCATTGCATCTTTCCATCTCGAAATGGCCATTACTTCCTGCCAGGTGTTAGGGATAGAAACAGGAGACAGAGtggaaacaaaagcatggaaagatggagaaagagagacataagaaacaacattatAGATGGGATGTTGTGTACAAGTTCTACGAGGTTTACGAACAGTGATTGGTACATCTAAAGTGGGATCTAAAGGGGACTTACCAGAAGAAGTGGGCAACAGACCCGGATCAGAGAGCATCGATTGGTTgggagcagtggtggtggtattgtCAACTTGCTTCTGCTTGTGCAACGTTCCTCTGTTAAAAACCTTCAAAGGATCGGATTTCCCAGTCTCCCCTGCACTTGAGATTGCTCCTATTCCTATCCTGTTATTCCGTCCTCAAGTTCAACTGAAATGTCTTCCACCAAAAATCATCAAGAGAGGTAATCAAAGGCACCTCCTCTTCACTAGAagactccccttgaagaggagCGTGAGATGGAAAATACACCTTGGTTCCGcgaaaaaccacatccatagtAACAAATAATTTTCTAGagggaggatgataacacttttATCCCTTCTACGTAGCAGAGtaacccagaaaaatacaaCGCAAccccttgggatcaaatttgCCATGAACATGACAATTTCGGGCAAATACCACAGAGCGAAAAACCTTCGGAGGtaccacaaaggaggaagatCCTATCAGCACCTCAATGGGACAGCGGGAGGACAACACCCAAGAGGTCAGACAATTAATTAGATATGCTGCCAATAGGACAGCATCGCCCCAAAACTGAGGTGGAACATTCATGGCAAACAATAAAGATCTGGCGACCTCCAAAAGATGGTGATTCTTCCATTCGGCGATACCATTCTAAGCTGGAGTATCCAGGTAACTTGTCtggtggataatgccatggtccGACAAATATTTCTGAAAGGTGCCATCCACATATTCCTTCCCATTGTCCAATCGAAGGATCTTAACCTTGGCATCGAATTGGGTTTGAATCATTTTGTGAAAGAGTtgaaaacaagtaaatacatcACTTTTCTGGTGGATAAGATACACCCAGGTGGTACAACTAAAACAATCTATGAAAGTTACAAACCACCTATATCCAGAAGTAGAAACACAacggcagggccccacacatcagagtgaATTAAACTGAAAGGAACCAAACTACAATTATCTAAAATAGGATAAACTTCCCGAGTTTGCTttgcaaaaatgcaagcatcacaactAAAATTATTGGCATTACAAGTTTTCACTAAACtgggaaataaaaataataaaatgccTAAAGGAGGATGACCCAAGCGTCGATGCCACCAATGCAAATCAGCCAAAGCAGAAGCAGACGAATTAGACTGGGAAACCATTGCTGATGGAGAACTGCCAATCAAGTaaagaccaccaaccaccttaccacagcCAATCGTATTTCCCATTACCAagtcctgaaaaagacaatgatcAGGGAAAAGGTTGCAATTGAGGTCACGGGTAAGATTACTAATAGAAAGCAAGTTAGTGGAAAAATTGGGAACATGTAAAATGGATGAAAGACATAGAGATGGAGTACATGTAATGGTGCCTGTTAAGGATGTTGATTAGTTTTGTAGTCTAGGgggtgtttggtttgatttctgtcttatttctgtttctagtttattttctatattaagggtagtttaggtattgttgaataatgtaaaccagaataccgtgggggtattctggtcttttgggtgctttagtattatgttttatagttgtttatgtactgcctagctgtATTGGCtaggcaggggtattttggtcatgtaatttcatattccaGCATTATAAATATAGGTGCCTGGGTGATCACAATAGATCATTCAAGTTTGCTCAGTTCTGTTTTTTTGTATTCTAGTtttgaacatggtatcagagctagggttttaagaCCTGCTCGATTGTTCAAAAACAACCCTTTTTCCCTTgattcctctcctctccctcttctcctctcccttctcccttctctcttctcttcctttgatcCATTCAACCCTTTTTAGGGCAGCACCCATGAGGTGATCCATCTATGGTTcgagtgctgccctccatctcacctcaattttaaaacctaattcagatcgatagctgctgccattATCTCTCTCTGCGATTCATGATTGCTTCAGTTTTTTTCGGAGATCGATCTCATAACAGTTGGGAGATCAATTGGTTTCTTTGGAGCATCAATGCAGGCCTACGACAGCATCTATCCTCTCTGATTTCACATTGATTGAAGACCCCACAGCTGcagcctctttcctcttcttatcgatgcaaaaccctgacactttATCGATTTGGTTCTTCTAGGCTGCTGTTTGGGAAGATTTTTTGAGGGATTATTCCTTGGTTATATTGCTGCACTCGACACTGTTTCAGCCTTGAATtcctgctgttttttttttaagatcagAATTCTGTCCAATTTCAGATCGACCACTGCAGAATTTTtgaaattcagttttttttcaaaaaaactcgAATTTTACCTTGCtgcattatgggtgactcagaggtTACATCAGCTGCTACTGGAGGAGATCAGACCAGGACTGATTTCTtgccctatgctgctgccataaAACTAGATGGTACCAATTATCTGATTTGGGCCAGATCCTTATCCCTCACTGTGGCTGgcaggggactcactggccaccttactggtatcaccaaacagcccactgaagaaggggctgcccgcactaaatgggctgctaatgatgcgatggtgatgtcttttgttctgaattctatgaccactgacatTTCTAGtcagtaccttctccttgacactgcgactcagatatggactgctgtcaagggtacttatggtcgttcagggggtggtgctcaggtttatgagatcCGAAAGACTCTTCAACACACTACCCAGAAAGAGATGACAGTCaccaagtactatgctgccctcaagtgcttatggcagcaactggatcactatgctcgattcCTGCCTACTACTGCTGCAGATATTACAGCCTACCACACTTATGTGGATCAGTTTCGAGTCTATGACTTCCTGGCTggacttaatgatgattatgaccctattcgggtgcaggTTCTTGGTCGAgttccttttcccactttggaggaaactttttcatatgttcacagtgaagagacaaggagggctgctatgatgattactcctaaggtTGACAGATCAGCTTTACAGACTACTGGTTCCTTCACTACTGACACTTCTGTTGATaatgttgctgctactgctgctagtaaagagcctgtgaagtgtgatcattgccacaaaccatatcacactaaggctcagtgttggaaacttcatgggaagcctgctgattttgagagcaaacgtggtcgtgctaaatctaaaaacaaggccaatcacactgaaagtgtagcttcagctcccactactgacattggtttctcccaggaagaacttcaagctctccggcgtctgttgaacacatctgctgcccccactacatctgctgccaattcaggttccttctttgcccatacaggtatttcctttgctggtcattgtgcatccgtggtctccactccttggatcatagactctggagctactgatcacatgacaggttcctccAGTCTTTTTAATACCTACTTCCCTGCCTCTGGTAAAGACAaagtaaaaattgctgatgggtccctctcctccatatctgggaagggctccattggttgttctccttcattGACTTTATCTTCTGTGTtacatattcccaagtttactactaaccttctctccattagtagtatcactaaatctttaaactgcaaagtgacattctttcctactcattgtatttttcaggaactggactcggggaagacgattggatcgggtaaagtgcatggcggattgtacctgcttgatggagatcctgcaTCTACACCGGCTTTTCCCTCTAGACTTTGTTCACCAGCATCTTTTTCCTCTGAATTACActtatggcactctagactaggacatccacctttaggaaccttatctactttatttcccgCATTCGGCAAAACTTATaataaagaagattttttttgtgagccttgtgtcttggccaaacagacacgttccaactatcctatttctaataaaaggtcatcttctttatttcatgttgttcattctgatgtgtggggtcctagtagaaaagttgccctttcgggtcatcggtggtatgtcacctttattgattgctattctaggtttacttgggtttatctgatgcacaacaaaagtgaggttttctcatgttttcagcactttcaccagctggttcaaactcaatttcataccactattcaaattttacggagtgataatgggcgagagtatatggaaggtcagttccaaaaatacctggctgcccatgggatcctCCACCGGACCaatgtgttgatactccagcccaaaatggtgtggtgaGAGGAAGAACCGCCACCTCTTAGAGGTCGCTCGTGCCCTTTTGTTTGCCGGAATGTCCCCTCGGTTCATTGGGGATCTGTTCTCACTTGccgcctatttaattaataggctgcccgaTCGGGTCCTTCACTCTAAACCCCCTGTTGAGCTActacttggctcttcctcctttattgttccccctaaggtgtttggctgcgtgTGCTATGCCGGGATACCAGGTCCCAGGCAAGCTTGAACTCCCGTAGTCTTCGGTGCATTTTCTTGGGGTACTCTGCTACTcagaaggggtataaatgctatcaccctccatcccgccgacttttgtcagcatggatgttgtgtttcatgagcgtctctcctactatgtgtccccacctcttcggGGAGAGTGTTAGCGAAGATGTGTTGGCTGTTGAGCATCCTCCTCCACTCGGTCTGTCTATAATGAGTCCGTTCAGCCTCTGGTCCTCCCGAGTCGGGGGAGAAGTTCTTGTTCGGGGGAGCGGACCACTCCGATCGCAGGCCGAGGTTCTGTTCGGGGAGCGGACCCTCAAGCCCAAACTCCTGTCCAGagaaccattagtgaatttcagaggaggattgatgttAGCACTAtgaagacctatggaaggaGACATAATCAGGTTCAATCCACTGTTGCTCctgtacccatccaattgccgaacctggatccagaacctgcctctccacctggtaatgttccttctcctgacttgcccattgcccttcgcaaaggtgtcaggacttgtactcagcatcccatatctcatgttgtctcttatgactccctttccccatcatttcgtgcttttgttacttctctttcttctgttcgtgttcctaataattggcaggaagctttatcagatggaaagtggaaggcagccatgatggaagaaatggaagctttgaaaaaaaataacacatgggagcttgttgttcttccacctgggaagaaaaccgttggatgtaaatgggtgtttgtggtgaaacagaaggtggatggcaccgtggatagatataaggcacggcTCGTTGCCAAGGGTTTTACTCGGACATACGGCaagactaccaggagacctttgcactgttgcaaagttgaatacgaTTCGTGTGTTGTTATCTTGTGCGATCAACCTTGGTTGGGAGTTGCACAGactagatgttaaaaatgccttctgaatggagcactggaggaggaggtatacatggacattccaccggGGTTCTCTTGTGCGATAATAGAGGAAAAGTGTGCGGTGCTAAGCGTGCTTGTATGGGCTGAAGCTTGATCGccccgggcttggtttggtcgattccacaaggccatgatttacGTGGGCTATAAgcgagtaatgctgatcacacactcttcatcaagagggttggtgaaaaactcacttgttcttatagtctacgttgatgatatagtggttcggcaatgatggtgatgagatcggacaggttgaagaccttccttggccaggaatttgagattaaagatctaggcaaattaagatactttcttgggattgaagtggccagatctgcgaaaggcatatttctctcccaaagaaagtatgtcctagacttgttggctgaaaccggtttgctaggctgccacccttcggacactcctatggatcctcttGTTCGGCTCAAGGAAAATGGGGGTGAGCTGTTGATAAAGgtcggtaccaaagacttgtagggaagctgatttacctttcacacactcgtccgGACATTCTTGTTCTTTGTGAGTGCgagtgagtcaatttatgcatgatccctacacttctcatatggaggctgttcttcgtattctacaTTATTTGAAGTCAACTCCTGGAAAGGGCATTCTTTTGTCCTCACATGGTCACCTATGGGTAGAGGCatacaccgatgctgattgggctggttcagcagatcgaaagtccatttctggatattgttcttttgtaggtggaaatcttgttacctggcgtagcaagaagcagaatgtagttgctcgttctagtgccgaagctgaattcagagctatggcacaaggaatttgtgagttactttggcttaaagggctgctacaagacttgggtctacctattcgccttcctatgatCTTTGTCATCGcgataacaaggctgcaatcaagtatagcacacaacccggtgcagcatgaccgtaccaaacatgttgaggtggataggcatttcatcaaggagaaattagaagatgggcagatatgtattccctttgtgacttcttcggatcagcttgctgatatcttcaccaagggtctgcCTGGAAAATTATTTcaccctaatctagtcaagttgggcatgatcgacata is drawn from Telopea speciosissima isolate NSW1024214 ecotype Mountain lineage chromosome 1, Tspe_v1, whole genome shotgun sequence and contains these coding sequences:
- the LOC122648930 gene encoding uncharacterized protein LOC122648930 yields the protein MDKILEFGRKALFYVRVLSGYEERRIRSYRLQLQQRLEQKQERKAALRRIPEQVILSEVRRMVEEMQTVNRKLEETEAAIEEYFKPLDKQAELIMNTQLEGEERRMKEMMKAMHEQAVPEKVEAEKMAKVCNVDSDQHHNTASSLDKKGGEMS